The proteins below come from a single Oxyura jamaicensis isolate SHBP4307 breed ruddy duck chromosome 1, BPBGC_Ojam_1.0, whole genome shotgun sequence genomic window:
- the CCDC77 gene encoding coiled-coil domain-containing protein 77 gives MSAADRSAGTSPRSARLATPHVSSRHSSSQPQSQDNSTPLPSINERLALLRPSRELLEYYRKKIADFDEEHEDLVKRLERYKETYDEQHKLQWEVRQREEEIAELQKALSDMQVYLFQEREHVLRLYSENDRLKIRELEDRKKIQHLLALVGTDKGEVTYFHKEPPHKVTVLQRPGNSRDPHEGYDASRTGTKRSTSKRAAKGEKPESPERYQRDNQTLLLQVEALQAQLEEQTRLSKEQLEALLEDRRIHMEEAQVQHQRDQDKIKTLTDKLHKTQNLLYESTRDFLQLKFDTRANEKAWMAEKDSLLRKLDKDPDQLISREPEREKKQRDTKKMPQTVQEAWKLHSREIKSMQEQLMQEQRLSNMYREQCITLENELARIREEGDVGRELFKERSEKMGKRLKLMTQRYEALEKRRNMEVEGFKNDIKQLQQKLKDVEKQLFKVTLSIGPDQDLAVLHEVRQGNRLTRKIQGELKKLKAKIYGLENELRVC, from the exons ATGAGCGCCGCGGACCGCTCTGCCGGCACCTCCCCGCGCTCCGCAAG GCTGGCAACCCCCCATGTCTCATCCAGACACTCTAGTTCTCAGCCTCAGAGTCAGGACAACTCTACTCCTCTCCCGTCCATCAACGAGCGCCTGGCCCTCCTGCGCCCTTCCCGGGAGCTGCTGGAATACTACCGCAAGAAGATTGCTGACTTTGATGAGGAGCATGAGGATTTGGTAAAAAGGCTGGAGAGATACAAAGAAACATATGATGAGCAG CACAAACTGCAATGGGAAGTACGTCAGCGAGAAGAGGAAATTGCAGAGTTGCAAAAGGCTTTGAGTGACATGCAAGTCTACCTCTTCCAGGAGAGGGAACATGTCCTCCGCCTTTACTCAGAGAACGACCGGCTAAAAATCAG GGAACTGgaggataggaaaaaaattcaGCACCTCCTGGCTTTAGTGGGAACAGACAAAGGAGAAGTTACATATTTTCACAAGGAGCCACCACACAAG GTTACTGTTCTGCAAAGGCCAGGTAACTCCAGAGATCCACATGAAGGATATGATGCTTCTAGAACAG GCACCAAGAGGAGCACTTCAAAGCGAGCAGCAAAAGGAGAGAAACCAGAAAGTCCTGAGAGGTATCAGAGGGACAACCAAACACTCCTACTTCAG GTGGAGGCCCTGCAAGCTCAGCTAGAAGAACAGACGCGATTATCCAAGGAACAGCTTGAGGCGTTACTAGAGGACAGGCGGATTCATATGGAGGAAGCCCAGGTCCAGCATCAGAGGGACCAGGACAAGATTAAAACTTTAACAGATAA ACTCCATAAGACTCAAAATCTCTTATATGAGAGTACCCGTGACTTTCTCCAGCTGAAGTTTGATACCCGAGCCAATGAGAAAGCATGGATGGCAGAGAAAGACAGTCTGTTGAGGAAACTTGACAAAGATCCAGATCAGCTTATCAGCAGGGAgccagaaagagagaagaagcaGAGAGATACCAAGAAGATGCCTCAAACAGTTCAAGAAGCTTGGAAACTCCACAGTAGAGAAATAAAG TCAATGCAAGAACAACTGATGCAGGAGCAGCGGCTCTCAAACATGTACAGAGAGCAGTGTATCACCCTGGAAAATGAGCTGGCTAGGATTCGTGAGGAGGGAGATGTTGGCAGAGAACTCTTTAAG GAACGCTCAGAAAAGATGGGGAAGCGCCTGAAGCTGATGACTCAGCGATATGAGGCTTTGGAAAAACGTCGTAACATGGAAGTGGAAGGCTTTAAGAATGACATTAAACAGcttcagcagaagctgaaagaTGTAGAGAAGCAGCTTTTTAAG GTGACTCTGAGTATTGGGCCAGACCAGGATCTTGCAGTTCTGCATGAGGTCCGTCAAGGAAACAGGCTAACCCGTAAAATTCAAGGAGaactaaaaaaattaaaagcaaaaatctaTGGCTTAGAGAATGAACTGCGGGTCTGCTGA